One genomic window of Luteitalea pratensis includes the following:
- a CDS encoding CBS domain-containing protein, whose amino-acid sequence MNIEELMTPNPACCTPETPVADVATMMMQHDCGEIPVVTKGGGLIGVVTDRDIVVRLVANGGDLRRATAANCMTQPAVSLPPDAQVSDAIELMQAHQVRRLPIVNGEGEVCGIVAQADLARWATAEQTGDLVRDVSEPQQAV is encoded by the coding sequence ATGAACATCGAAGAGCTCATGACGCCGAACCCGGCCTGTTGTACGCCTGAGACCCCGGTCGCCGACGTCGCGACGATGATGATGCAGCACGACTGCGGGGAGATTCCCGTGGTCACCAAGGGCGGCGGCCTCATCGGCGTCGTCACCGACCGCGACATCGTCGTGCGCCTGGTCGCGAATGGCGGCGACCTGCGCCGCGCCACGGCAGCCAATTGCATGACCCAACCGGCCGTGTCACTGCCACCCGATGCGCAGGTCAGCGATGCCATCGAGCTGATGCAGGCGCACCAGGTGCGGCGCCTCCCAATCGTGAATGGCGAGGGTGAGGTGTGCGGCATCGTCGCGCAGGCCGACCTGGCGCGGTGGGCAACCGCCGAACAGACCGGCGACCTCGTGCGCGACGTGTCGGAGCCGCAGCAGGCAGTGTGA
- the ggt gene encoding gamma-glutamyltransferase yields the protein MTRALGRLAICGLLAGLACAAPPRVRAPLEGPPEGASGWTDKPGWSGATWMAAAANPLATDAGAEILNAGGSAIDAAIAVQMVLTLVEPQSSGIGGGAFLLYWDGRSLVALDGRETAPAAATEALFLRDGVPMPTAEAIVGGRSVGAPGVLRMLAQAHRRYGLLPWARLFAPAIRLADDGFAISPRLARLVSANKALPSDPDARGHFFTADGRPKPVGTLLRNPALAEVLRRVASEGAEAFYTGDIAAAIAEKVRTHRTNPGLLTAADIAAYQPVEREPLCFDYHDARICGFPPPSSGTIAVAQILGALQSRDLKTMKPARVDAGHWRLSPDLVHVYAEAARLAFADRDAYVGDPAFVDVPVAGLIDAGYIRERAALVGDRSMGRALPGLPPGRARTASAAISLERPSTSHISIVDRFGNALSMTTTIEDEFGSRQMVRGFMLNNQLTDFSLAALTPDGTPVANRVQPGKRPRSSMTPLLVFDRGTGRLRMTLGSPGGSDIINYVGKVLIGTLDWGLDVQAAITLPNVGSRNGPTELEAGRVDTALGAALEARGHAVRYVAKTSGVQAIERTPTGWFAGADPRREGTARGDAVTSRQ from the coding sequence ATGACGCGTGCGCTCGGTCGTCTGGCGATCTGTGGCCTTCTCGCGGGTCTGGCCTGTGCCGCACCGCCGCGGGTCCGCGCGCCGTTGGAGGGCCCTCCGGAGGGCGCCAGTGGCTGGACCGACAAGCCGGGCTGGTCGGGCGCAACATGGATGGCGGCCGCGGCGAACCCGCTCGCCACCGACGCGGGCGCCGAGATCCTCAACGCCGGCGGCAGCGCGATCGACGCGGCGATTGCCGTGCAGATGGTGCTGACGCTGGTCGAGCCGCAATCGAGCGGCATCGGCGGCGGTGCCTTCCTCCTGTATTGGGACGGGCGATCGCTGGTGGCGCTCGATGGGCGGGAAACGGCTCCCGCCGCGGCCACCGAGGCCCTCTTCCTGCGCGACGGTGTCCCCATGCCGACCGCGGAAGCCATCGTCGGCGGCAGGTCGGTCGGGGCTCCCGGAGTCCTCCGCATGCTGGCTCAGGCGCATCGGCGATACGGCCTGCTGCCCTGGGCGCGGCTGTTCGCACCCGCGATCCGGTTGGCCGACGACGGCTTCGCCATCAGCCCACGCCTGGCTCGGCTCGTGTCTGCCAACAAGGCGCTGCCGTCTGATCCTGATGCACGCGGACACTTTTTCACGGCAGATGGGCGACCCAAGCCCGTCGGTACGCTGTTGCGCAACCCAGCCCTGGCCGAGGTGCTGCGACGGGTGGCCAGCGAGGGCGCAGAGGCCTTCTACACCGGCGACATCGCGGCGGCGATTGCCGAGAAAGTGCGTACCCACCGGACCAACCCTGGCCTGCTCACGGCGGCCGACATCGCGGCCTATCAACCGGTCGAGCGTGAGCCGCTGTGCTTCGACTACCACGACGCGCGGATCTGCGGCTTCCCGCCGCCGTCCAGCGGGACCATCGCAGTGGCGCAGATTCTCGGCGCACTGCAGTCGCGCGACCTGAAGACGATGAAACCGGCGCGGGTCGACGCGGGGCACTGGCGTCTCTCGCCGGACCTGGTGCACGTCTACGCCGAGGCGGCGCGGCTCGCGTTTGCCGATCGCGATGCGTATGTGGGCGATCCCGCCTTCGTGGACGTCCCGGTGGCCGGGCTGATCGATGCCGGGTACATCCGCGAGCGTGCCGCGCTCGTCGGCGATCGATCGATGGGCCGTGCCTTGCCCGGCCTGCCCCCCGGACGGGCACGAACGGCATCTGCTGCGATCAGTCTCGAGCGCCCGTCCACGTCGCATATCTCGATCGTCGATCGCTTCGGCAACGCGCTGTCGATGACGACGACGATCGAGGACGAGTTCGGTTCGCGGCAGATGGTGCGTGGGTTCATGCTGAACAACCAGCTCACCGACTTCTCGCTGGCGGCCCTCACGCCCGACGGCACGCCGGTCGCCAACCGGGTGCAGCCAGGCAAGCGGCCTCGGTCCTCGATGACGCCGCTGCTCGTCTTCGATCGCGGAACCGGGCGGTTACGGATGACGCTCGGTTCGCCGGGCGGCTCCGATATCATCAACTACGTCGGCAAGGTCCTGATCGGCACGCTCGACTGGGGTCTCGACGTGCAGGCGGCGATCACGCTGCCCAACGTCGGCAGCCGCAATGGCCCGACCGAACTCGAGGCCGGTCGCGTCGACACGGCGCTCGGCGCGGCCCTGGAAGCACGCGGGCACGCGGTCCGCTACGTCGCCAAGACCTCGGGCGTGCAGGCCATCGAGCGGACGCCGACGGGCTGGTTCGCTGGCGCCGACCCTCGGCGCGAGGGCACCGCGCGAGGGGACGCGGTGACATCACGTCAGTAA
- a CDS encoding PQQ-dependent sugar dehydrogenase encodes MRPFLSVLVLGVGLGAAPYVLPPLQSASAPRASVATIYASLCANCHGPTLQGGQGPSLVDAEWKHGDTDADIARVIREGVAGTPMLPFRAALTDLQIRAMVIHVREAQESARLGTLPPAALPLPARIESERHAFRTEVLADGLETPWGIEFLPDGALLVSERPGRLRIIREGQVLPPISGVPAVWVEQDGGLFDIAVHPRFAENGWVYLAFSETGAETGSSSTRIIRGTLRGNALVDQVTIFRPAPALYWNNNSHFGARLLFDRDGYLFFSIGDRGHMADAQDLASPYGKLHRVHDDGRVPSDNPFVGRAGAVASIWSYGHRNQQGLAIDPRNGDLYATEHGPRGGDELNLVRKGRNYGWPIITYGMNDNGTPLTDRTEQDGLEQPVVYWTPSIAVSGIDFYTGSRFPRWANDLFVTALAGQQLRRLEIRDGRVTHQELLLRGSGRVRDVRVGPDGLIYVAFNGPGLIVRLSPAD; translated from the coding sequence ATGCGCCCCTTCCTGTCCGTGCTCGTCCTCGGTGTCGGTCTCGGTGCGGCGCCGTACGTGCTGCCGCCCCTCCAGTCAGCGTCGGCGCCGCGAGCCAGCGTCGCCACCATCTACGCGTCGCTGTGCGCGAATTGCCACGGCCCCACGCTTCAGGGTGGCCAGGGGCCGAGCCTGGTGGACGCGGAGTGGAAGCATGGCGACACCGACGCCGACATAGCGCGCGTGATCCGCGAGGGCGTGGCTGGTACGCCGATGCTGCCGTTCCGGGCGGCGCTGACCGACCTGCAGATCCGGGCCATGGTGATTCACGTCCGGGAGGCGCAGGAGAGCGCCCGACTCGGCACATTGCCACCCGCGGCGCTGCCCCTGCCGGCGCGAATCGAGAGCGAACGCCACGCATTCCGTACCGAGGTGCTGGCCGACGGACTCGAGACGCCCTGGGGCATCGAGTTCCTGCCCGACGGCGCGCTGCTGGTGAGCGAGCGGCCGGGCCGGTTGCGCATCATCCGCGAGGGACAGGTCCTGCCCCCGATCAGTGGTGTGCCGGCGGTGTGGGTCGAACAGGACGGCGGACTCTTCGACATCGCCGTCCATCCCCGCTTTGCCGAGAACGGCTGGGTGTACCTCGCCTTCAGTGAGACCGGCGCGGAAACCGGATCCTCGAGCACGCGCATCATCCGCGGCACCCTGCGCGGCAATGCCCTCGTCGACCAGGTGACCATCTTCCGTCCGGCGCCGGCCCTGTACTGGAACAACAACTCACACTTCGGCGCGAGGCTGCTGTTCGATCGCGATGGCTACCTGTTCTTCTCGATCGGCGATCGCGGTCACATGGCGGACGCGCAGGACCTGGCCAGCCCTTACGGCAAGCTGCACCGTGTCCATGACGACGGGCGGGTGCCGAGTGACAACCCGTTTGTCGGCCGTGCCGGCGCGGTGGCGAGCATCTGGAGCTACGGCCACCGCAACCAGCAGGGGCTCGCGATCGACCCCCGCAATGGCGACCTCTATGCGACCGAGCACGGGCCGCGCGGCGGCGATGAACTCAACCTCGTGCGCAAGGGCCGCAACTACGGCTGGCCGATCATCACGTACGGGATGAACGACAACGGCACCCCGCTCACCGACCGCACCGAGCAGGATGGCCTCGAACAGCCGGTGGTGTACTGGACGCCGTCCATCGCCGTTTCCGGCATCGACTTCTACACGGGGAGCCGTTTTCCGCGCTGGGCCAACGATCTCTTCGTGACGGCGCTCGCCGGTCAGCAGCTGCGCCGGCTCGAGATCCGCGACGGCCGGGTCACGCACCAGGAACTGCTGCTTCGCGGGTCCGGCCGCGTGCGCGACGTGCGTGTCGGTCCGGATGGCCTGATCTACGTCGCGTTCAACGGTCCCGGCCTGATCGTGCGACTCTCGCCCGCCGACTGA
- a CDS encoding protein adenylyltransferase SelO: protein MFDSLDFSDSFIRALPADPSTRNVSRAVPGASYSHVAPTPVAAPSLLAWSDAMGAQLGLARPPLGAGAAAEILSGNRQVPGMRPYAARYGGHQFGQWADQLGDGRAITLGEVRAPDRQSWEVQLKGAGRTPYSRHADGRAVLRSSVREFLCSEAMHWLGIPTTRALSLVGTGEPVVRDMFYDGRPDAEPGAIVCRVAPSFVRFGSFEMHATHGETDILRRLADYVIATHYPELGVPSSATYLALFEEVCRRTAILAAHWTRVGFVHGVLNTDNMSILGLTIDYGPYGWLEGYDPTWTPNTTDAGTRRYRYGQQPNVALWNLARLGESLSPLIETPDDLHRGLEIYRETFDTSYGVMLRDKLGLDSIDTTGEDPLLVGMFTWLEATETDMTIFFRGLADVPVEDAAANDEQYLDPIRDAFYDAAALQGPHRGRVVDWLREYAARVRAEGRPRDERVARMHRANPKYVLRNYLAQLAIVATAEGDSSVIERLLRVLARPYDDQPGEDDLARRRPEWARNRAGCSMLSCSS, encoded by the coding sequence GTGTTCGACTCCCTCGACTTCTCCGACTCGTTCATCAGGGCGTTGCCCGCCGACCCATCGACACGCAACGTGTCGCGGGCAGTACCCGGCGCCAGTTACTCGCACGTGGCGCCGACGCCGGTGGCGGCCCCATCGCTGCTGGCGTGGTCAGATGCCATGGGCGCGCAACTCGGGCTCGCACGACCACCGCTTGGCGCGGGTGCGGCAGCCGAGATTCTGTCCGGCAACAGGCAGGTGCCGGGCATGCGGCCGTACGCCGCACGTTATGGCGGCCACCAGTTCGGCCAATGGGCGGATCAGCTCGGTGACGGACGCGCGATCACGCTCGGTGAAGTGCGGGCACCGGATCGGCAGTCGTGGGAAGTGCAGCTGAAGGGCGCCGGGCGCACGCCGTACTCGCGGCACGCGGACGGCCGGGCCGTGCTGCGATCCTCGGTCCGGGAGTTCCTGTGTTCGGAGGCGATGCACTGGCTCGGCATCCCCACGACGCGAGCGTTGAGCCTGGTCGGGACGGGTGAACCGGTGGTTCGCGACATGTTCTACGATGGCCGGCCCGACGCGGAGCCGGGCGCGATCGTCTGCCGCGTCGCGCCGTCGTTTGTCCGCTTCGGATCGTTCGAGATGCACGCGACACACGGCGAGACGGACATCCTCCGCCGGCTCGCCGACTACGTAATCGCGACGCACTACCCCGAACTCGGCGTGCCGTCGAGCGCGACGTACCTGGCGCTGTTCGAGGAAGTCTGCCGCCGCACCGCGATCCTGGCCGCGCACTGGACGCGCGTCGGTTTCGTGCACGGTGTGCTGAACACCGACAACATGTCGATACTCGGTCTGACGATCGACTACGGGCCCTACGGGTGGCTCGAGGGCTACGACCCGACGTGGACCCCGAATACCACCGACGCCGGCACCCGGCGCTATCGTTACGGGCAGCAGCCCAACGTCGCGCTGTGGAACCTGGCGCGACTCGGCGAATCGCTGTCTCCGCTCATCGAGACGCCCGACGACCTGCATCGCGGTCTCGAGATCTACCGCGAGACCTTCGACACGAGCTACGGCGTCATGCTGCGCGACAAGCTGGGCCTCGATTCCATCGACACGACGGGCGAGGATCCGCTGCTGGTTGGCATGTTCACGTGGCTCGAGGCGACCGAGACCGACATGACGATCTTCTTCCGCGGGCTCGCCGATGTGCCCGTGGAGGACGCGGCGGCGAACGACGAACAATATCTGGATCCGATTCGCGATGCGTTCTACGACGCGGCGGCGCTGCAGGGGCCGCACCGCGGTCGCGTCGTCGACTGGCTGCGGGAGTACGCGGCACGTGTGCGTGCGGAGGGACGGCCACGAGACGAGCGCGTCGCCCGCATGCATCGCGCGAACCCGAAGTACGTGCTGCGCAACTATCTCGCCCAGCTGGCGATCGTCGCGACCGCGGAGGGTGACTCGTCGGTGATCGAGCGGCTGTTGCGCGTCCTTGCCCGCCCCTACGACGACCAGCCGGGCGAGGACGACCTGGCGCGGCGCCGCCCGGAATGGGCCCGCAACCGCGCCGGCTGCAGCATGCTCAGCTGCAGCTCTTAG
- a CDS encoding 2-hydroxyacid dehydrogenase, with translation MDIAVFDTRAYDRHAFDAANTRYGHELRFFEPRLSSRTATLASGVPVVCPFVNDRADAETIGALHRGGTRLLALRSAGFNHVDLDAAAAIGMRVVRVPEYSPYAVAELAMCLVLTLNRKVHRAYNRVREANFSLEGLVGFDLHGKTFGIIGTGRIGRVLARIAHGFGCRVLATDASPDEALQRELGVEYVEASTLYREADVISLHVPLTTETHHMIDKDAFAQMKAGVMLINTSRGALVDARALIQALKSRHVGAAGLDVYEEEGPLFFRDLSAQVLQDDVLARLLTFPNVLITSHQGFLTREALANIADTTLASVSAFARGEALVHEIGQRVP, from the coding sequence GTGGACATCGCCGTCTTCGACACCCGCGCCTACGACCGTCACGCATTTGATGCCGCCAATACCAGGTACGGACACGAGCTTCGTTTCTTCGAGCCGAGACTGAGCAGCCGCACGGCGACGCTTGCCAGCGGCGTGCCGGTGGTGTGCCCGTTCGTCAACGACCGCGCCGATGCGGAGACCATTGGCGCCCTGCACCGTGGCGGGACGCGCCTGCTGGCGCTGCGATCGGCCGGCTTCAACCACGTGGACCTAGACGCCGCTGCCGCCATCGGGATGCGGGTCGTGCGCGTACCGGAGTATTCGCCGTACGCGGTGGCCGAACTCGCCATGTGCCTCGTACTCACGCTCAACCGGAAGGTGCATCGCGCGTACAACCGCGTCCGCGAAGCCAACTTCTCGCTGGAGGGCCTGGTCGGCTTCGACCTCCACGGCAAGACGTTCGGCATCATCGGCACCGGCCGCATCGGCCGCGTGCTGGCACGCATCGCACATGGCTTCGGCTGTCGTGTCCTGGCGACCGACGCCTCGCCAGACGAGGCACTGCAACGGGAGCTTGGCGTCGAGTACGTCGAGGCATCGACGCTCTACCGCGAGGCCGATGTGATCTCGCTGCACGTGCCGCTCACGACCGAGACGCACCACATGATCGACAAGGATGCGTTCGCGCAGATGAAGGCGGGCGTCATGTTGATCAACACCAGCCGTGGGGCGCTCGTGGACGCGCGCGCGCTGATCCAGGCGCTGAAGTCACGCCACGTCGGTGCCGCCGGGCTCGACGTGTACGAGGAGGAAGGCCCCCTCTTCTTTCGCGATCTCTCCGCGCAGGTATTGCAGGATGACGTGCTGGCGCGACTGCTGACATTCCCGAACGTGTTGATTACCTCGCACCAGGGTTTCCTGACGCGCGAGGCGCTTGCCAACATCGCCGACACGACGCTGGCGAGCGTCAGCGCCTTCGCGCGGGGCGAGGCGCTGGTGCATGAAATCGGGCAGCGGGTGCCATGA
- a CDS encoding Gfo/Idh/MocA family protein, with protein MSESAPPYRAAIIGTGRIASLLERDLLRTRPHTHAGWYAADERTRLVAGADLDAGRLESFGADWNIDEAHLHADYRVLLERDRPDIVSICAYAADRVVMSRAALAAGVRGLWIEKAVACTVEEGDLLARDVAAAGAAAVVDHPRRLDARHRAVARWVREETFGRLETVHVLFSGHVVHTGSHAWDLLLAWCGPWACVDATLDTAAHEADASSDGHQRDEADEVRYAGALRDGVVDRGGRARILFENGVEVFVTGGAKRYFVFQCDLICSGGRIRIGNDVWEVLAPAESPRYSGYRELSPIDPSTQMCAEDRSRGSVLGELLTAMHTGVPSILAVDSAARALALGVAVMQAGLTGRTITPATLDRSLRIASI; from the coding sequence ATGTCCGAGTCTGCCCCGCCGTACCGCGCCGCGATCATCGGCACCGGCCGCATTGCCTCCCTGCTCGAACGTGATCTCCTCCGCACCAGGCCGCACACGCACGCCGGTTGGTACGCCGCCGACGAGAGGACACGACTGGTCGCGGGCGCCGACCTCGACGCGGGGCGCCTCGAGTCATTCGGTGCGGACTGGAACATCGACGAGGCACACCTGCACGCCGACTACCGTGTCCTGCTTGAACGCGACCGCCCCGATATCGTCTCCATCTGTGCCTACGCAGCCGACCGTGTGGTGATGAGCCGGGCCGCCCTGGCAGCGGGTGTCCGCGGGCTGTGGATCGAGAAGGCCGTGGCGTGCACCGTCGAGGAGGGAGACCTGCTGGCGCGAGACGTGGCCGCCGCCGGCGCGGCGGCGGTCGTCGACCACCCACGCCGCCTGGACGCGCGCCACCGTGCAGTGGCTCGCTGGGTCCGCGAGGAGACCTTCGGCCGGCTCGAGACCGTGCACGTGCTGTTCAGCGGACACGTCGTGCACACCGGCAGCCACGCGTGGGACCTGCTGCTCGCATGGTGCGGCCCGTGGGCGTGCGTGGATGCCACGCTCGACACGGCCGCGCACGAAGCCGACGCCAGCAGCGACGGTCATCAGCGTGACGAAGCCGACGAGGTCCGTTATGCCGGCGCGCTCCGCGACGGTGTCGTCGACCGCGGCGGTCGTGCGCGCATCCTGTTCGAGAACGGTGTCGAGGTGTTCGTTACAGGTGGAGCGAAGCGGTACTTCGTGTTCCAGTGCGACCTGATATGCAGCGGCGGCCGCATTCGCATTGGCAACGACGTGTGGGAGGTGCTGGCGCCGGCCGAGAGCCCGCGATACAGCGGGTACCGTGAACTGTCGCCCATCGATCCGTCGACGCAGATGTGCGCCGAAGACCGGAGCCGTGGTTCGGTCCTCGGCGAACTGCTCACGGCGATGCACACCGGCGTGCCCTCCATCTTGGCGGTCGACTCGGCGGCACGCGCACTGGCCCTTGGCGTGGCGGTGATGCAGGCAGGCCTGACCGGCCGCACCATCACACCGGCGACGCTCGACCGATCGCTCCGCATCGCGAGCATCTAG